One stretch of Halichoerus grypus chromosome 10, mHalGry1.hap1.1, whole genome shotgun sequence DNA includes these proteins:
- the ZNF892 gene encoding zinc finger protein 892 — MEPGGRGSLSEDSDHPCAGDPKENGMTTMLLTPASQSLVIRDMAEALTQWGQLNPPQGDVPEKHRNLVLLGLLISKPDVISQLERGEELEKEVSKAPDWETIPESKELTPEQNISEEESATGVLIERFPKESSSECEDSLESQEENHEKHLIQEVVTQKKSSGEGSYQCDEFGRSFSQRSLLTQQQGERLHNCDSFKKNLKQNSDLMRHEKICAEKKPWKCNECEKAFSYYSAFVLHQRIHTGEKPYECNECGKAFSQSIHLTLHQRIHTGEKPYECHECGKAFSHRSALIRHHIIHTGEKPYECNECGKAFNQSSYLTQHQRIHTGEKPYECNECGKAFSQSTFLTQHQVIHTGEKPYKCNECGKAFSDRSGLIQHQRTHTGERPYECNECGKAFGYCSALTQHQRTHTGEKPYKCNDCAKAFSDRSALIRHQRTHTGEKPYKCKDCGKAFSQSSSLTKHQKTHTGEKPYRCKECGKAFSQSSSLSQHQKTHAGGKTKEYGKAFSEHSAFGQQKRIHTG, encoded by the exons ATGGAGCCTGGGGGCAGAG GGTCACTTTCTGAGGACTCAGACCATCCCTGTGCTGGAGACCCAAAAGAAAATGGCATGACCACTATGCTGCTGACCCCTGCATCCCAG TCATTGGTGATCAGGGATATGGCTGAGGCTCTTACCCAGTGGGGGCAGCTTAACCCTCCTCAGGGAGATGTGCCTGAGAAGCATAGGAATCTGGTCTTGCTGG GGCTTCTAATTTCCAAGCCTGACGTCATCTCTCAGCTGGAGCGTGGGGAAGAGCTAGAGAAAGAAGTATCAAAAGCACCAG actGGGAGACAATACCAGAAAGCAAGGAGCTTACTCCAGAGCAGAATATTTCTGAGGAAGAATCAGCCACTGGTGTGTTAATAGAAAGATTCCCAAAGGAAAGTTCCAGTGAATGTGAGGATTCTTTAGAGAGTCAGGAGGAAAACCATGAGAAACATTTAATACAGGAGGTTGTCACTCAGAAGAAATCTTCTGGGGAGGGAAGTTACCAGTGTGATGAATTTGGGAGAAGTTTTAGTCAAAGATCATTACTTACTCAACAGCAAGGAGAGAGACTACATAACTgtgattcatttaaaaagaacttaaaacaaaattcagatCTAATGAGGCACGAGAAAATTTGTGCAGAGAAGAAACCTTGGAAGTGTAATGAGTGTGAGAAAGCCTTTAGTTACTACTCAGCTTTTGTCTtgcatcagagaattcacacaggagaAAAGCCCTACGAATGTAACGAATGTGGTAAAGCTTTTAGCCAGAGCATACACCTTACTCTAcaccagagaattcatactggagagaaaccctacgAATGtcatgaatgtgggaaagccttcagtcaCCGCTCTGCCCTTATTCGGCATCATATCATCCAtactggagagaagccctatgaatgcaatgaatgtgggaaggcctttaatCAGAGCTCGTACCTCACTCAACATCAgcgaattcatactggagagaaaccttatgagTGTAacgaatgtgggaaggcctttagcCAAAGCACATTCCTTACCCAGCATCAGGTcattcacactggagagaaaccctataagtgtaatgaatgtgggaaagcctttagtGATCGATCAGGCCTTATTCAGCACCAGAGAACTCATACTGGGGAGAGGCCTTATGAGTGTAatgagtgtgggaaagcctttggCTACTGTTCAGCCCTGACTCAACACCAGAGAACTCACACTGGGGAGAAACCCTATAAATGCAATGATTGTGCCAAAGCCTTCAGCGACCGCTCAGCCCTTATTCGTCATCAGAGAAcacacactggagagaaaccttataagTGTAAGGActgtggaaaagctttcagcCAGAGCTCATCTCTTACAAAGCATCAGAAAACTCACACTGGAGAAAAGCCCTATAGatgtaaggaatgtggaaaagctttcagcCAGAGTTCATCCCTTTCTCAACATCAGAAAACCCATGCTGGAGGGAAAACCAAAGAATACGGAAAAGCGTTTAGTGAGCATTCAGCCTTTGGCCAGCAaaagagaattcatactggataA
- the LOC118524610 gene encoding uncharacterized protein LOC118524610, which produces MAARWQKSLKFKDVAVKFSKDEWKQLVPTQRALYREVMLENYQGFVSLGILVPKPDVIFQLKRGEEPWKLDFQEDEENEVPGSTFLDQNARLESQDSTQRQDVSKEAKSQKTLMGTLRKDGPLGPVLGPESLEGTKKEHLSGETLKKSSPKEDSQRSTPAKKTNSKGRNLECSICGKTLYNHLSLTRHQRTHTGEKPYNCQECGKAFSYRSSLKKHLMSHTGKSPFECNECGKTFYDRLTLTEHQRTHTGEKPFKCHECGKAFFVRSSFTRHQRIHTGESPYECTECGKSFSQRSILARHKVTHTGERPYECRGCGKALFDRSSLIRHRRAHTGETPFECNECGKVFFDRSSLNQHRKIHSGDKPYKCTECGKTFLQKRPLTQHQRVHTGEKPYECSVCGKVFSCKSSIIQHQRRYARRASDYHRGASARQGTPTGT; this is translated from the exons ATGGCGGCCAGATGGCAG AAGTCACTCAAGTTTAAGGATGTGGCTGTGAAGTTCTCAAAGGATGAGTGGAAGCAACTGGTCCCTACTCAGAGGGCTCTTTACAGGGAGGTGATGCTGGAGAACTATcagggttttgtttctttgg GAATTCTAGTTCCTAAACCTGATGTGATTTTCCAGTTGAAGAGAGGTGAAGAGCCATGGAAACTTGATTTTcaggaagatgaagaaaatgaagtccCAGGAAGCACTTTCCTAG aCCAGAATGCTAGACTTGAGAGCCAGGACTCAACTCAAAGGCAGGATGTTTCTAAAGAAGCAAAGTCACAAAAGACATTAATGGGAACACTCAGAAAAGATGGTCCTCTGGGTCCTGTACTTGGCCCAGAAAGCCTTGAGGGCACCAAGAAAGAACATCTTTCAGGGGAGACTTTGAAGAAATCCTCCCCCAAGGAAGACTCGCAAAGATCCACTCCTGCCAAGAAAACCAACAGTAAGGGGAGAAACCTTGAATGCAGCATATGTGGGAAGACCTTATATAACCACTTATCCCTCACTCGTCATCAAAGGacccacactggagagaaaccttataacTGTCAAGAGTGCGGGAAAGCCTTCAGCTATAGAAGTAGTCTTAAGAAACACCTGATGTCTCACACTGGGAAGAGCCCCTTTGAatgcaatgaatgtgggaaaaCTTTCTATGACCGATTAACCCTTACCGAACATCAGCGAACtcatactggagagaagcccTTTAAATGTCACGAATGTGGCAAGGCTTTCTTTGTCCGCTCATCTTTTACCCgccatcagagaattcatactggagaaagTCCTTACGAGTGTACAgaatgtgggaaatcctttaGCCAGAGAAGCATCCTCGCTCGCCACAAGGTCACTCACACTGGAGAGCGGCCTTATGAATGCAGGGGGTGTGGCAAAGCCCTGTTTGACCGCTCCTCCCTCATTCGCCACCGCAGAGCACACACCGGAGAGACCCCTTTTGAATGTAATGAGTGTGGGAAAGTTTTCTTTGACCGCTCATCCCTTAATCAGCATCGGAAAATTCATAGTGGAGACAAGCCCTATAAATGCACCGAATGTGGGAAAACCTTCCTCCAGAAGAGACCACTTACTCAGCATCAGAGAGtgcacactggagagaagccctacGAATGCAGCGTGTGTGGGAAGGTGTTCAGTTGCAAGTCCTCTATCATCCAACATCAGCGACGTTATGCCAGGCGGGCTTCAGACTATCACAGAGGTGCTTCAGCCCGGCAAGGAACCCCCACAGGAACTTAA